The Gemmata palustris genome includes a region encoding these proteins:
- a CDS encoding NAD(P)H-dependent flavin oxidoreductase, with translation MLGIRLPIIQAPMAGVSTPEMAAAVSNAGGLGSIGVGNVDAGGARAMIAAVRARTAGPLNVNLFCHAPAVSNPAREADWLTQLGPHFTRFGATPPGALREIYKSFVEDDEMLAMLLAERPAVVSFHFGLPSADRIRALKQAGIRLLASATNLAEAHAIRDAGIDAVVAQGYEAGGHRGVFDPHAPDERLGTMALTRLLVTNLSLPVIAAGGIMDGAGIAAALALGAEAAQLGTAFVLCPESAADLGYRRAMTERPTRSTIVTSAISGRPARSLSNRFTALGEELGRDGVPDYPIAYDAGKALHAAAKSTGEYGYGAQWAGQGAGLAREKPAGELVELLWQEARGAIARMTLIENQ, from the coding sequence ATGCTCGGAATCCGTCTGCCGATCATTCAGGCTCCGATGGCCGGCGTTTCGACCCCGGAGATGGCCGCCGCCGTGTCGAACGCGGGCGGGCTGGGTTCGATCGGGGTTGGGAACGTGGACGCGGGTGGCGCCCGGGCCATGATCGCGGCCGTTCGCGCTCGAACCGCCGGCCCACTCAACGTGAACCTCTTCTGTCACGCCCCCGCCGTCTCGAATCCGGCACGAGAGGCCGACTGGCTCACCCAACTCGGGCCGCACTTTACCCGATTCGGCGCGACACCGCCTGGAGCGTTGCGCGAGATCTACAAGAGCTTCGTCGAAGACGACGAAATGCTCGCGATGCTCCTCGCCGAGCGCCCCGCGGTCGTGAGTTTCCATTTCGGGCTGCCGTCGGCCGACCGGATTCGCGCACTGAAGCAGGCCGGCATCCGGTTGCTGGCGTCGGCCACCAACCTCGCCGAAGCGCACGCGATCCGTGACGCCGGCATCGATGCCGTGGTCGCTCAGGGTTACGAGGCCGGCGGGCACCGCGGGGTGTTTGATCCGCACGCACCGGACGAGCGACTCGGAACGATGGCGCTCACGCGCTTACTCGTCACGAACCTTTCGCTTCCGGTTATTGCGGCCGGGGGGATCATGGACGGGGCCGGGATCGCGGCCGCGCTCGCACTGGGAGCAGAGGCCGCGCAACTCGGGACTGCCTTTGTCCTCTGCCCGGAGTCCGCGGCCGATCTCGGCTACCGACGGGCGATGACCGAGCGCCCGACCCGATCCACTATCGTGACGAGTGCCATTTCCGGTCGCCCGGCCCGCTCGCTGTCGAACCGATTCACTGCGTTGGGCGAGGAACTCGGTCGCGACGGTGTCCCGGACTACCCGATCGCTTACGACGCCGGGAAAGCGCTCCACGCGGCGGCGAAGTCGACGGGCGAGTACGGCTACGGCGCTCAGTGGGCCGGTCAGGGCGCGGGACTGGCGCGAGAGAAACCCGCGGGCGAACTCGTCGAACTGCTGTGGCAGGAGGCCCGAGGCGCGATCGCACGAATGACCCTCATCGAGAACCAGTGA
- a CDS encoding Gfo/Idh/MocA family protein, with amino-acid sequence MVRIGIVGIGFMGRIHFLASQHLTGAKVTAICSRDAAKRAGDWRNTRGNFGPEPGQVDLSGVKAYAELSEMLADPDIDLIDVCTVTDQHTPIVLAALRAGKHVLVEKAIALSPQDADAMVAAAKSAGKLLMVAHVLPFFPEFRFAAEVISGGQYGKVVAAHFKRVIAKPDWSADIGDAAKTGGPAVDLHIHDTHFIGLVCGVPKHVFSVGTVESDAVTYLTTSYLYGPGGPAVTCSSGAVSMSGRPFAHGYEIYLEKATLLYDSGGVPLTLLTADGKSTQPALSGGGDALSAFSDELQTAVTGVTTGKEPALLSGQLARDALVLCHREIESVKLGKLVAIS; translated from the coding sequence ATGGTGCGCATCGGTATCGTCGGCATCGGGTTCATGGGCCGGATTCACTTCCTCGCGAGTCAGCACCTCACGGGCGCGAAGGTCACGGCCATTTGCAGCCGCGACGCGGCCAAGCGCGCGGGCGACTGGCGCAACACGCGCGGGAACTTCGGTCCCGAACCCGGGCAGGTCGATCTGAGCGGTGTGAAAGCCTACGCGGAACTGAGCGAGATGCTCGCGGACCCCGACATCGATCTCATCGACGTGTGTACGGTCACCGACCAGCACACGCCGATCGTGCTCGCGGCACTCAGGGCCGGCAAGCACGTGCTCGTCGAGAAGGCGATCGCGCTGTCGCCACAAGACGCCGACGCGATGGTGGCCGCCGCGAAGAGCGCGGGCAAGCTCCTGATGGTCGCGCACGTGTTGCCGTTCTTCCCGGAGTTCCGGTTCGCGGCCGAGGTCATTTCCGGCGGGCAGTACGGGAAGGTGGTCGCGGCGCACTTCAAACGGGTGATCGCGAAACCGGACTGGTCCGCGGACATCGGCGACGCGGCGAAAACCGGCGGACCGGCCGTTGACCTGCACATCCACGACACGCACTTCATCGGCCTCGTGTGCGGCGTGCCCAAACACGTGTTCTCGGTGGGCACGGTCGAGAGTGACGCGGTGACGTACCTCACCACGTCGTACCTCTACGGTCCGGGCGGTCCCGCGGTGACGTGTTCCAGTGGGGCGGTCAGCATGAGCGGTCGCCCGTTCGCTCACGGCTACGAGATCTATTTGGAGAAAGCGACCCTGCTGTACGACTCCGGTGGCGTTCCGCTGACGCTGCTAACAGCGGACGGGAAGTCTACGCAACCCGCGCTGTCCGGCGGGGGCGACGCGCTCTCGGCGTTCTCGGACGAACTTCAAACCGCGGTGACCGGCGTAACGACGGGGAAGGAGCCGGCGCTGTTGAGCGGGCAACTGGCGCGGGACGCGCTGGTGTTGTGCCACCGGGAAATCGAGTCCGTGAAATTGGGTAAGCTGGTCGCCATCAGTTAG